Proteins from a single region of Choristoneura fumiferana chromosome 27, NRCan_CFum_1, whole genome shotgun sequence:
- the LOC141443373 gene encoding fibrohexamerin-like translates to MLSKALILVCAATLCLAAKSKYVRPCVLSDLHCIRDNFKANSKCNPKVLGSIQSEYNIPSLPFDTPYFNASYVDQNLFVRNHDKCVVSEFFFNTESDTAVFAIDCPGIEFESDRLMLQHYSLKEDTKYNYHVRATYPLVRLTMNVQRANKLNICNAFTFADVTALPIFYIDPKDRSTANFLSTDLTFINIYERELFASRANFVIRYFINSYICDFGCN, encoded by the exons ATGCTGTCCAAAGCACTTATTTTGGTGTGCGCAGCTACGCTTTGCCTGGCCG CCAAATCAAAATACGTCCGCCCATGTGTCCTGAGTGACCTGCACTGCATCAGGGACAACTTCAAGGCGAACTCCAAGTGCAACCCCAAGGTCCTGGGTTCAATCCAGAGCGAGTACAACATCCCCTCACTGCCCTTCGACACGCCGTACTTCAATGCGTCCTACGTCGATCAGAACTTGTTCGTGAGGAATCACGATAAATGCGTGGTATCTGAGttttt CTTCAACACGGAGTCAGACACGGCGGTGTTCGCCATCGACTGCCCCGGCATCGAGTTTGAGTCCGACCGACTCATGCTTCAGCACTACTCGCTGAAAGAAGACACAAAATACAACTACCACGTGCGGGCCACTTACC CCTTGGTCCGTCTGACGATGAACGTGCAGCGCGCTAACAAACTGAACATCTGCAACGCTTTCACGTTCGCCGACGTCACCGCGCTGCCGATCTTCTACATCGACCCCAAGG ACCGGTCAACTGCGAATTTCCTGAGCACAGACCTCACGTTCATCAACATCTACGAGCGCGAGCTCTTCGCCTCTCGCGCCAACTTCGTCATCAGATATTTCATCAACTCCTACATCTGCGATTTCGGTTGCAACTAA